The segment ATTCTTCTAGTGCATTTTCTAACATTTTGGTCACTGCGGCATTGCCGACTCGCTTAGTCATTCCCACTGCAACTTGTAGCGTCTGCTGTGCTCTAGCAACATCTACTGTGGAAAGCCTTACTGCTTCTTGCACCATGCGATCGAGATTTTTCTGCTGCACAAAGCCCAAAACTTCTGAATCAACGGTTGCGATCGCGGCTTCATCTAGTGTGAAATCGACGAACAAGTTTTGGACTGGAAACTCTTCTCGCTTGCTCAGACCCGGTGCAGATCCGGTTAAGCCGACCTGTGCAATTCGCACTCGACTCGGAGGACGCTCAATTCCAGAAACCGTAAATTCTAAAATAAACACCGTAAAATCGCCTGCTGTCACATTCCCCAGTCGATAGCGCGAGTCAGTGTAAGTTGCCTCGGATAAGCTGGGATAGATGCGAGTCACACTGTCTAGCTGTACGCCTTTTACGGTTGCGATCGTCGCTTGCAAATCGGTCACGACCTCACGCACTGAGGATCCCACTTCTTCGTCTAAAATCCCTTGCAGTTCGGTCATTTGCTGTAAGTGATAGTGTCGTCCCTGGCTCACCTGAGACAAGTCCATCAGCAAGTCTTGGTTATACTCATTGCCAATTCCAATCGTGATCAGGGGCGTATTTGTTTTGCCGAATCGCGGCGCGATCGCTTCACAATCTGGTTCGTCAAAGGTCTGTCCATCGGTGAGTAAGAGCACTCGCTT is part of the Leptolyngbya boryana PCC 6306 genome and harbors:
- a CDS encoding vWA domain-containing protein → MLNLLFKPHRASLKANAIEPQKVFVMLKLIPQAEVAQSRPPLALALVIDTSSSMLEFADQQQAQVEIQQRGLRGTPRPTADGGLQGYDLALPTKLDRAIEAATLLIDDSRLAPEDRVTIVHFDDRAETLLPLTPLTDKKPVHQAVTSLKKYSGGTLMGQGLEKVHQQLADLPADIAKRVLLLTDGQTFDEPDCEAIAPRFGKTNTPLITIGIGNEYNQDLLMDLSQVSQGRHYHLQQMTELQGILDEEVGSSVREVVTDLQATIATVKGVQLDSVTRIYPSLSEATYTDSRYRLGNVTAGDFTVFILEFTVSGIERPPSRVRIAQVGLTGSAPGLSKREEFPVQNLFVDFTLDEAAIATVDSEVLGFVQQKNLDRMVQEAVRLSTVDVARAQQTLQVAVGMTKRVGNAAVTKMLENALEELNQTGQISVGTAKTVRAGGRTKTIKPGSDSSLDGVPSEEEIRRLTGA